The nucleotide window AAGGATCTCACCTCACATGTGCTCAATGAAGAAGTGGATAATAGCTTTTCTATACTATTGTTTTACTGTAGTCTCTATAGGTGatacagagaatttaaaaaagcaaagttaAATTGACCccaaaggggaaagaaaagcagCTATAAAATTGGGGCACATCTATACCAGTGTTTTTATCTTGTGTTCTGATGAAATAGTCGGGTCACTTTTCAACTTACTCAACACAACATACCCGTGTCATGACCTAAGGACCTTATTGGAGGAGAACTGCATTCCTAGAAAGTCCCCCAGAAGGTTTATAATGGGTTACTCTGGGTATGAGTGATGTTCAGAATTTATTCAGGCTGTGAGGCTGTCTAGTCCCAAGTGGCTAAATCTCTTCTTTTCTCCACAGGGAAACAACTGGAAGGCATCTGGTAAGTTGAGTGGGACTCCTTACATTGACTGGTTTATGAAACAAGGCAGGACCTGTGCATTTCAGGTTCCAGTCTGTGGCTCCTAGCTTGACACCTAGCTCTCTGTGCCATAAATCTTCAAGTTCTAAAGCAGTAGTTCTCAGCCAGGGGGTATATTGCCTCCCTCCCCCAGATATTTGgcagtctggagacatttttggtaggtgggtggaggctggggatgctgctgtaaacatcctacaatgcataggacagccctccacgacaaagaattatccagccaaaAGTGTCAGTGGTGGGGTTGAGAAACCCTCCCCTAAAGAAAGGCAGAATGATGTCATGCCCCTCCCCGACCAAGCTTTCTGACTACAAGAAGTCTCGAGGGCCCCACCTGTCTGTGTTTAAACACATGTACTTTGGTCTCTCAGTACTGGACCCATCCCTGTCAGACAACAAGATGGTGGCTGAGCTCTCAGTTCCATTTATGAAGAAACCATAGGTCAGTAGGTGTTCCATCTGGACTCCTAGAGCCTGCTGACATTTGGGGTGACCACAATGACCTTTTGCTTTGTTTGACTTGGACCAAGTAATATGAGCACCCTCACCTGAAATAGGTTTAACATCATCTGGTCTTTCCCTCAGCATGGTCCAGGTTATCTGCTCCTGTTAGCTTAAAAAGCCTGGGTTGGCCTGCAGAGCTTTGTTTTAGTAATTAATTTGTCAATATCAAGGTGAATCTCCAGGGACTCCTCTCTGTTCACATAatctacagcagtggttctcaactggggacagttctgcccccaggagacatttggtaatatctggagacatgtttggttgtcacagctgagGGGGggaatgctactggcatctatcctagtggggagaggccaggatgctgctaagcatcctagAATGCACAGAATAGTCCCTCACAACctagaattatccagccccaaatgtcaatagtgccaaagttGGGAAACCTTGATGTGTAGTATTTATCTTACCTTTGTTTGGTTAGTTTTATAAGGCTATTGGCCTTATAAGTCATGTCCTTGGGCAGAAATTATTCTCGTTGCAGTGTGGTGTTTGTTTTTTCTCACACCAGTTTTAAGTTTTCTGGCTTATTCTATCTCTTCTCTGCGTTGCAGGCACACTTCCATAGTTGTGCACAAGGATGAGTTCTTCTTCGGTAGTGGCGGTATCTCCAGCTGTCCGCCGGTAAGTGTCTTCCCCAACACCCTGTCCTGCAGTCTCAGGTTCCTGGGGGTTCCAACAGACCAGGAACTTTGCTACTGCTGTATATACATTCTGGCTTCTAGCCCAGTGTATATAGGCCTGTGGCATAGTTCCTCATAACTATCTTAAGACTCAGCTCAAGAAAAACATTCCCAGACCCTCCAGCCAATtgttctcctctctgctcccacggCACTTGTGGCTCCCTCTGTGTCATACTGAGCATATTATGGTGAAATGAACTATTTCTGAGTCTCCACAGAGAGCTCTTTGTAAGCTCCTTGTGAGCTGAGACCGTGTCTCACTCCTCTGTGCCCATCAccagctcagtgcctggctcatagtatGAACTCAGCCGATGTCAAGCCGAATGATGAGGGCTCTGAGAGGTAAAGTGagttgcccaaagttacacagccagtaagtggcacaGTGCTAAAACTCAGGTCTCTCTGACTCTAAAGCCCATGCTCTTTTCCAAAAAATTTCTGTCTGAGCTCTCTAAGGGGTGTCACAGGAGGTGCTCAAGCAAAGACCAAGCAGCCACTCATTTTGATACTCATAAATGGGAAGTCATTCTTGATTTCTTCCCCTCTCTCACTGGCACCCCACCTCCTATAACAAATCCTTCATGAAGCTCAGTCAGTTCTACCTTGTAAGTGTGTCTTAAATTAATCTATCTCTCTTCATCTCTTCCCATTTCTCCAGAGCTTTCACCTTAATTAATCAGGCCACCTTCATGTTTAGCTTGGACCACAGCAGTGCATCTACTCTTCCTCCTTGGTCAGTTCTCCACACAGGAGGCAAAGTCatcttttcaaaatgaaaatctgaCCGTGGCATTCTCCTGCTTAAGCCAGAACTCTCCCCATTGCTCTTGGAATAAAAACCAGGAAGCTTAGCATGGCTTCCAAGGCCCTCTCTGATCTGGTCTCAGTCTCCCTCTCTGGATGGCCTCTTTTTAGCTTatgccctcccccatcccctctctcttttcatcCCTTGAACACACCTTGGATATTTAAACCTGTCCTCTGACATTAGTCCACTTCCCTGAACTTTTACCTGGCTATGCCTCTCATCTTTCAGATTAGAGCTCAATGTCACTTTCTCAGGCAAGTCTTCCCTGACCCTTCAGACTGGGACGGTCCCCTGTCATATGTACTGACAGCATTCTGTACTTTTCCAGCAAGACTCTTATCATAGCTTTTAATTATACATCGgttttggggatttttttgtCTGCCTTCCCCGCTAGActataagctccctgagggcaagaaTCTCATCTGTTTTGTCCCCGTCATAGCCCCAGTGCCTAGCATAaggcccagcacatagtaagttCTCAGCACATGTTTGTAATATGAGTGAATAATTGGGGGTCGAATAGTGACTTGTTAGTCTCTTGCAACACTGAGATAATTATTCTTTGACCACCATAATGATCCTTCTCACCATGCtttccccagtgcctggaacaagGTCCAGCACACAGTAGCTGCTCCATGAATTAATGAGCTTTTCAGGGAGCTCTGCTTTGGAGTGCTCTCCTTTACTCCCCAACCCATTCCCAGCTCTGTCCTCCCTAGCAATCCTGTTGCTTCCCCCTTGGCTTGTTtccttctgggcctcagtctctccTTCAGTCTGCTGTGGCAGTCTCTTAACCCATGGCTGAAGGTTTTCTCTAGGCCTTACAGGGGCCATTAACTCCCTTGCTTGGAGAACCCTATCACCCTTATTAGATTAGCCTCACAGATCAAAAAAGAACTCAGTGGAAATATTTGCCAGCCTGCCCGATTTCTCATAGTCCTTCACATTTTCCCACTGTTACAAGCAATGTCAAGTGTGTCACAAGAAAACCTGGCTGCATACATTATGAATACAGGTGTGGAAAGATGGCCTGTCAAGTGTGAGCCATTTCTAGTCCTGTTCTGCCCTTGTGATCATGTTGGGGACAAAGGGAGACTTCAGATTTGgggattttatctttttatcagCTGGATGAGTGGACAGCATCAGGAGACTGACCTGCAAGAGACTCCGCTTCCCAGCGCCCCACTAGAAACAAGAAGCCTGACTTCTTAGCCACATTGCCAGCACGCAGCAATGGAAAGTCAGCAGGAAGCTCTAAGCCGTTGTAGCCTTGACACAAACAGGAAATAACACTCTTCATCTGCCCTGGGTGCTCTGAAAGTTAAAAATGAAGTTGTTGGAACAGAGCGTTTGTGGTCTTCCATGGGAAGCCACATTAAAAAATTCAATGGAGGTGGTGATTTAATGCCTTTCTTTGGGTTGGCTCTTTTAGGGAGGGACATTGCTTGGGCCCCCAGACTCTGTGGTTGATGTGGGGAGCACAGAAGTCACAGAAGAAATCTTTCTGGAGTACCTGTCCTCCCTGGGGGAGTCTCTGTTCCGGTGAGTGGAGACAGGGGTGGTGGTTAGttgtgtctgtctcccccactagataATCGGCCCTGAGGGCAGCCACCAAGTCATATCCCCCAGAGCACTCAGCACAAATTCTGGCgcagtatttgctgaatgaatatgaAGAGAAGGCAGTTATCATGCCACAAGAAGAGCTCAGCATTGCTCCGGGGCCAATATTCCATCCCAGCATACCTTCTGCTGAAACTTTGAGGAAAGGAGGGGCTATTTATTCCTTCTGATTAAAATCAGCCACTGCTATTTCAGCAAATGCTACTCTCAACCCTTACTGGCCAAGTATTTTGTCCTGAAAATCAAAAACAGGGTTTGTAGAGGGGTTGAGACAAAATACAAACTTGAACAGATTTTCTCTTAAAGATGCTTTAGTTGATTTCAATAAGTGTTAAACTGTAACCCTAGAGCTTTGCTTTTGTGAATGGAAAGATTCCCCTAAAACCGTAGAGGAGCCATATACAGACGGTCCCTGACTTACGATGGTTCGACTTAGGATTTTTCGACTTTACAATAGTGTGAAAGTGacacacattcagtagaaaccgtacttcgaattttgaatttgATTTTTTCCTGGTACCAtactctctcgtgatgctgggcaaCAACAGTGAGAAACGGCTTCCAGTCAGCCCTGCAGTCACAAGGGTGAACAACCAATACACTgtcaaccattctgtacccagacagccattctgtttttcactgtcagtacaatattcaataaattacatgagatatttaaTACttgattataaaataggctttgcgttagatgattttgcccaactataagctaatgtaagtgttctgagcacattcaAGGTAGACTTGGCTACCTTGAATGtgatgttcggtaggttaggtgtattaaatagATTTAAACTTACATACaacattttcaacttatgatgagTTTATCTGGATGTAACCCCATTGTAAGTTAAAGAagatctgtatttttatttcatcctttgctTAAAAATCTGTTATTAATGGTCCAGAGTGGCAAATCAAGCAGTGATTTTGGAGTGTAAGAGAGAAGGGAAATCAGAGCCCTCACATTCAGCTGTACTCACCATTTCGTTACCTGGTTTGAGTTATTTCATATAGTTGCTTGCTGACTCTCTGTCTGTTCTCCAAACCTTTCTCACAACGTACAGAGGTGAGGCCTACAACCTCTTTGAACACAACTGTAACACCTTCAGCAACGAAGTGGCACAGTTCCTGACCGGGCGGAAGATTCCTTCCTACATCACTGACCTTCCCTCTGAAGTTCTCTCCACGTAAGTGGCCTCTGTCTCTGCCCCTGCCTTTGAGATCCCCGTTCCTAGTCAGTGTCACTCCTCTGGCCCACATCTGCCCTCCCCTGACCTCAGCAGAGTCCTCCCAAAACCTGTCACGATGGCAGCGTGTAACAGAGAAGGCCACCATCTCTGCACTCACTGATGCTCACCTGTGTTACCTTCACCTCCTTGGAGTTGGACCAACTCTACCCTGGCCTGAGTGCAACAGCAGAACTTAGAAACCCACTTGGCCCTGGCTTCAGTATTTGTACGGAATCCTGGCATTTGTCTTTCCCGTTGCACATGAAGCATGCCGCTCCCGGGAAGTCCCCACTtagatagctagatagatagGCAGAGAGTAGGTCAGAGAATTAGTAAGGTGGCTTGTTTTGTAACTGTTGTTTGTTAGTCTTTCTTCCCCTGCACCATGAGCTCTTTGACGCCCTCAAAGACAACTCCTATTTGCCCTTGTACCTTGTAACACACAGTCAGCCCTCAGTAGATGTTTTCTTCAAGAACACTCTGTAGCCCCTCCCTACCCTGATGTGGTCCAAGCCTTTTGGACCATCATCCAGGCTgtgaaaagacacacacacacccaaagcCATCACACCCCTCCCTCTCTTTGCTGCTGATTGCCTTTAGGCAACCTCTGCCCACTGCAGGACTGTGTCCATTTGCTGGCTCTGACTCAGTTTCTCCTGAACTGGGGCCCTGTCCAACAGGGATCGTGGCAGGTTTAGCAGGCTCAGCAAGGTAAGCTGTTTTTCACACCTGGGTAGGAATCCCTCAGGAGAAACTTGCATAGGAAACAAGGCTGGTGAGGAGACCCCCGTCTcccagccctggccctgcctTCCTGTACCTTGGTGGGTGTGTTAAACCCCACAGCCTTACTGAAGGATCTAGGTTATGGGGCCCTGAGCAAACTTGAGTAGCTGGCATGTTCTTGCTGTTATTATTTGATAGGTGGAGTTCCTGGACTTGTCTAAATTAGGGTTAATATTTATTGGTTTCATCTGTTTGTGCTTTGGACTACTTCATTCCCTTTGAACTTGAggacatttttgaaaaatggCAGTATccactgaagaaaaagaaagccagtGAGTGAGATGTGTTGTGGGCAACCTGATTTAAGGTTGCTGTAATCTACAAAGTCTCTAAGACTAAAGTaattacagtgttttttttttttttttggtgaggaagatcggccctgggctaacatcctttgccagtcttctttttgctgaggaagattagccctgagccaacatctgtgcccatccttctctattttgtatgtgggatgccgccacagcctggcttgatgagtggtgcataggtctgtgcccgggatctgaacctgcaaaccctgggccatcaaagcggagcacacgaacttaaccactacgccaccgggccggcccctgcagtgTTTTTCTGAGCTCAGCTACTCTGAGAGCAAACTGGGAGCCCTTTAGAAAGTGGCATTATGGGACCagcctgatggcgtagtggttaagttcgtgccctccgctctggtggcctggggttcgcaggttcgaatcatgggcatggacctatgcaccactcatcaagccatgctgtggcggcatcccacatacaaaatagaggaagataccggcccggtggcatagcggttaagtgtgcgcgttctgctttggcggcctggggttcgctggttcggatcctgggtggggacctactcaccactcatcaagccatgctgaggcggcatcacacatcaaaaaactagaaggacctacaactaggatatacaactatgtactggggctttggggagaaaaaaaagaaaaagaggaagattggcaacagatgttagctcagggccaatcttcctcaaaaaaaaaaaaatagaggaagatgggcacagatgttagctcaccataatgatcttcctcagcaaaaacacgaaggtggcatagtggttaagttcgcacgctctgcttcggcgtcccagggtttacaggtttggatcctgggtgtggaccgacataccgcttgtcaagccatgttgtggtggtgtctcatataaagtagaggaagatgggcacagatgttagcccagggccaatcttcctcagcaaaaagaggaggattggcagtggatgttagctcagggctgatcttcctcacaaaaaaaaaaaaaagaagaagaagattggcaacagatattagctcagggccaatcttcctcaccaaaaaaagaaaagaataaaagaaagtggCATTAACACCTTCTGACAACCtgcatttgtcatttttctttttttttaaataattttttttttttttggtaattttatttatttatttattttttcccccaaagccccagtagatagttgtacgtcatagctgcacatccttctagttgctgtatctgggacgtggcctcagcatggccggagaagcggtgcgttggtgtgcgcctgggatctgaacccgggccgccagcagcggagcacgtgcgcccaaccgccaagccatggcgccggccctacatttgtcatttttcttgaatattccCTGTACTCCCTAGACTTCAGTCCTGGAGGGATCCAGTTGTGTGCCATCCTCACTCCTGACTATCTTTTTTGTATCCTTTTTCTTTTGCCCCAGCTTCCTCACTCAAACTTTACTTTTATCCTCTTGTACCATGAGAATTAAAGATACAAGTACAGCAAGTAGAGAAAGCTCTAGTTCCCTGTACATAGCCAGCCTGTTCAAACCACAGCTAACCAGGATCTAGAGGCAAAAGTGGTAAGGTGGTAGCATCTACTGAGGAAGGGACCCCAGGAGTAAAAATGCAGAGCAGACTATTTAGAGATCCCCTCTGTGAAAAATGATGTGTGAAGTAGGGGAGAAAGTGAACTGAGGTAATGGTGTCCTTCTGCCTGGTGTGGTGGTGCCGCTGCACCTGTGGGCAGAGCTGGGCACGCTGGCCGGCTGCGGCAGTCTGCGAGGGAGAGCCCACCCCAGCTCCCATGTCTGTTTTCTCCACAGGCCCTTCGGACAGGCCTTGCGGCCCCTCCTGGACTCCATCCAGATCCAGCCTCCCGGAGGGAGCACCGTGGGCCGACCCAACGGCCAGAGCTAACAGGACTGCATGGGACCGCCCTGCCTCACCGGggcttttcctttttaaacaaaacaaaccctaccagatttctattttataattttacatcaGAGCTAACAACCAGGGGAcggctttttaaattttccaggGAAGGAGATCATCAGGCTGCATGTAGGAAAATGCTGCtaagaaacagaacaaaatgCCATCCCTTCTAATAGCATTATACTAATTTATTAAGGCTGTCTTGTCTGTGAGTTCACTTTTGACGCTGTTTCCCAAGCGTCCTCCACACTGGAGAAAGGGAGGGTGTTTGTTTAAGCAGAAAGCAAGAGACACAGTTTGGGGAATCCCCAACCTAGACCCTCTTTCCAGAGAACACCCATGCCCTACCCAGGTTGCCACCATCTGTGGGACCCAGGTGAGTTTTACAACATCCTGACCCAGAAGCAGTTACTCTCTAGCGTTAAATGAACCAAAGGATTTGGTGCACGTGGGATCAGTTTCAGGATGACTAACCCAAACTAAGTGAACTCTTTAGTCACAACCTCTCTCACCTTCCTTCCACTACCCCAAGCAAGGCCATGGGGCCAGGGCTGGAGCAGCCAGGAGCCTCAGGATTGAGAGAGTGACAGCAGTGTCAGGCCAGAGAAAACAGGATAAAGCCATTCCTCCTTCCACCTAGACTGATTGCCGATCCTTTGACATCAATTTTGGAGAACCTGCGTGGCTGCCTacgggctgctcttcctcagcaTAGCTGACCTGTCAAAATTAATGAAGGCCTGGCCGGAGCGGCAGAGACCCAGGCCTTTTGTCTGCAAGTAATAATATAGGTTATTTACAGTCACTATACCCACCCTACCCAGACCAATATGCAGTATTCGGCTAGGACCAAGGGGAAATGATTCCCTGCTCTGGGAAAATATCCCTGATATAGAAAGAATAATAATGCAGAATCAAGGTGGCAAAATAATTTAGAGTTGTTTCTGATAGGGATTTTTACAGTATCCTAAATGTGTTTTGAAGGCACACGTTGTTTCCGTTGTCATTCTGATTTTAAGGAAGcatggttgggggtgggagtgggcatTTTCCTAATGAGCTGCTGCTAGGAGCTTATTGGCAGGGAACATTCTGGAAGCTTCTTATCTGGAGAGGCTTTCATAGTCCCTTTCTTCACATGAGCCTCCCTTAAATTAGTTTTTGAGGAAGTGAGTGTGGAGAAGGGACTCAGCTGCCAGGTACCTGAGTCCCAGCCCTGGCATCCTTAGGCCCCTTCTCCCAAGGCTCCCACCACTTCTCAGACTTGAATTAGGTTCTCTTTCCTGGGGTCCAGCCTGCAGCAGGTGCCTTTCCTCTCCACAAAGCTGCTGCTCATCTCTGGCCTCATCTCCTCCTGTCTCTGCGGTTAGCCATAGCAGTTGGCATCTTCAGGGTCTCAGCTAGAGGAGAAGATGTCACTCTGCCTTAGTGTTTGCCTGTGACCTGACCAGGGGCATGCCAATGATGACCAGCTGTGATGCCAAGTGACATTTTAGAACTTTTAAGGTTGGAGGCGAAACCAATGAGCAGTTTGATTCTTCTCAAGATCCACTGATTTGTCAGTGTGCATGGTAGAGCAGAAACCAGCAGGGACTCTTATTTAATTTGACCTACTGGCAGAATTGGGCCATGGAGAATGGGTTTCGGGCTGGGTTTCTCCAGGGACGGCAGCCCATTGGTTGAGGCCATCGCTCTGCTTCCTACCTGGGTTTCTCTCCTTTTCCAGCTTGCCTTGCTCagccctctctctcttccaggcTCCTGCTCCAGACCTCTCCTCCCAGAGTTCTCAGCTCTTGCCAGAGGGTGCTGGGCATCACaaactccttctcttctctctcctcccccggATCCAGGCTCAACTGGTTTCACTCCTCCCAGCAGTCACCTCCAGACCCAGGGCTATACCTAGAAGTTAGCCTAAGGGCTCTCTTGAGAGATTTTGAGTTGCTTGGTTCATCAATAGCCCCCCTTTTCATGCCCAGCAGCCATTTATGCCAATGCCTGtgcccagggtttgtggggagagatggagggttCAGTAAGCAGTCTTCTCAGAGCTCTGCGGGAAGGCAAGCTCCCCCTCCTCCACCATCACTAACTGGGGGCTCAGGCTAGCACCTCCCAACCCCATCCTCACATTTCTCTGTCTATCCCAGAACCTCAGGAGCATGCTCATTGGGACCAGCTAGCTCCACATGGGCGTGAGCAGGTGAGCAGAGTGAGCAATGAGCCGTGTGTGTAATTGTATCGCACAGTGGACACATGTATAGAATTCCTCGGGTTAAAAgatcagggaaggaggagggatgaGACCATCAACCCTCCCAGAAATAAAGCTTGTACCTTTAagattccttttttcccttgaaGTCAAACCAATAACTGTCTAGAATGGAGGTGTTTGCTGGTTTTCTTTGGTGTTTTTTCTAATGCAATAAACTCATTTCTGCCTGCTGCATTTGTGTAGTGCTTGAAGATCTGGGTCTGCGTCCAACATGAAGCAACCCCGGACTTCTCAATCTTTCTCCCTCTGAGCTTAACTTTGCTGAGTCTGGATATGCCACCTTTGCTTGGTTGTAAGCCTTGTGGATAAGGAGTGATGATAGCAGGGAAGAATGTATGACTTTCACCATTGGTTTAGATGAGGAAAGGACCCAGAGAGAATactatttgcccaaggtcacctcaTGGCTGATGGTGGAGTAAGACTCAAAGCCTGGTCTGCAGGCTCCAACTTCTGAGATCTTCCCCTAAAGGACCTTGGCCATCAGAGGACGTCTGACCTCACCAAGAAGTGTTCAGTTCTGGTTCAGTTTGGCCATAGGCTGGGTCCATGGTCCCAGGGATCTCTCCCCACCTTGTTACCATGACCTCATTGAACAAGTGTGGGAGTGGGTGGACCGCTCTCTGAATGCCCTGGTACTACCAGAAACACCAGCTTGGCTGCAGGTGTCTACAGGTTCAGTCAGCCTTTGAGTGCCTTCCATGGGCCCAGCGTATGCTAGGTGCTTTCACACACAATGGATTTGAGATGTGGGTATtggtcccattttatagatggggaaacaggcGCAGAGAAACTAAGTTATCAAGGTGGCAAGTGGCTGAGCCCTTGAATCCAACCATGTTTTCGCCACCACACTGCTGAGACCCCATCGTTGAAGCATTTCTCTTTCCAGCTTGCTAGCTTAATAATAAAACAAGAGGTTCTGTCACACCAGAGGACACAGAGGGCAGGTGGCTTTGGCTGACATATTTGCCTCCTAGGAGCTGACATGTTCCGAGGCAGGAGTCCTAAGAGTGCTTGCtctggggccgacccagtggcgtaggggttaagtgcgcgcactctgcttcagcagcccagggttcgcaggttcagatcccgggtgcggacctaggcactgcttatcaaactatgctgtggcggcatcccatgtaaagtagagaaagatgggcacggatgttagcccagggccaatcttcctcagcaacaaagaggaagattggcaacagatgttagctcagagcatgtcttcctcaaaaaaaaaaaaaaatgagtgcttgctctgagatcacacagcttgtGCTTAAGTCCTAGCTTTGCCACTTGTGGGCCAGTctgtctccttatctgtaaaactggGGACATGGTACCTCCCTTCCAAGGTGGCTTTGAAGAGAGTAAATGTTAAGTGCTtcacccagtgcctggcacagattaTGTGCTCAGTGAATGTTAGGCCAAGAGGGCAGAATCTGTTCAATAGCCACTGACTGGGGACTCCTGCGAGCCAGCTCCATGCAGAGGCTCTGGCCAGTCCTCTCCGCTGAGGACAGTTCTCAAGACAATACTGCAGGTGTGCACCACCTGCTTCTGGGGGAAATGGCAGAAAACAGATGTTTTATCCTTGGACTTGGTGACTTAG belongs to Diceros bicornis minor isolate mBicDic1 chromosome 25, mDicBic1.mat.cur, whole genome shotgun sequence and includes:
- the DESI1 gene encoding desumoylating isopeptidase 1; translated protein: MEPPNLYPVKLYVYDLSKGLARRLSPIMLGKQLEGIWHTSIVVHKDEFFFGSGGISSCPPGGTLLGPPDSVVDVGSTEVTEEIFLEYLSSLGESLFRGEAYNLFEHNCNTFSNEVAQFLTGRKIPSYITDLPSEVLSTPFGQALRPLLDSIQIQPPGGSTVGRPNGQS